The [Bacillus] selenitireducens MLS10 genome includes a region encoding these proteins:
- a CDS encoding FxsA family protein, whose product MGKLLLLLLIIVPALEIGVLILSGNTIGVIPTILLIILTGLLGAALAKKEGLNAIRTAQMQAAQGQVPGSVLLDGVCILVGGVVLLTPGFITDALGFLLLIPQTRAVFKGFLQKMVHHMVRNGTAVYVSNNRWNRRP is encoded by the coding sequence ATGGGAAAACTGTTGCTCTTGCTGTTAATTATCGTTCCCGCTCTAGAGATCGGTGTACTGATTCTTTCAGGGAATACGATCGGGGTGATCCCGACGATTCTGCTGATCATATTGACAGGTTTATTAGGAGCTGCCCTTGCAAAGAAAGAAGGGTTAAATGCGATACGCACAGCGCAGATGCAGGCTGCCCAAGGCCAGGTACCTGGATCGGTGCTGTTGGATGGGGTATGCATACTCGTCGGTGGTGTCGTACTTCTGACTCCGGGATTTATTACCGATGCTCTCGGTTTCTTGCTTCTGATTCCACAGACGCGTGCTGTCTTTAAAGGCTTCTTGCAAAAAATGGTTCATCATATGGTGAGGAACGGGACTGCTGTATACGTGTCAAATAATCGTTGGAACAGACGCCCCTGA
- a CDS encoding DUF441 domain-containing protein — protein MAHSTLFMLILLAIGLFAKNQALIIAVVVLLTIRWVGLGDKLLPVIQTKGINVGVTIITIAVLVPIVTGEIGFRDLQEALKSSYAWIALFSGIFVAVIAANGIELLQTDPHITVALVAGTILAVAVFNGVAVGPLIGAGIAYLAMKVAEMFSSIGG, from the coding sequence ATGGCTCACAGTACTCTCTTTATGCTGATTCTTCTCGCCATCGGTCTGTTTGCGAAGAATCAGGCATTAATCATTGCCGTCGTTGTACTCCTTACTATCCGCTGGGTGGGGCTTGGCGACAAACTTCTTCCAGTTATCCAAACAAAAGGAATCAATGTTGGCGTGACGATTATTACAATTGCTGTGCTGGTCCCCATAGTAACCGGGGAAATCGGCTTTCGGGATCTTCAGGAAGCGCTCAAGTCATCTTATGCGTGGATTGCCCTGTTTTCAGGCATTTTTGTGGCGGTCATCGCAGCAAACGGTATTGAACTCCTCCAGACTGATCCTCATATTACCGTGGCACTCGTTGCAGGAACGATACTTGCTGTCGCCGTATTTAACGGTGTTGCCGTCGGTCCTCTGATCGGCGCGGGAATTGCCTATCTGGCCATGAAAGTCGCAGAAATGTTCTCATCCATTGGCGGGTGA
- the citZ gene encoding citrate synthase, producing MSTTKGLEGVVATTSSVSSIIDDVLTYRGYNIDDLADHASFEEVVYLLWNEKLPTKQELDTFKKELAEVSAVPDEVINQMRTYPIDQVHPMAALRTAVSNLALFDEEADSHDEDANRRKALKLQAQLPTIVAAFARVRQGKDPVAPKQELSYAANFLYMLNGEEPDETSVKAIDKALVLHADHELNASTFTSRVCVATLSDMYSGITAAIGALKGPLHGGANERVMAMLSEIETVENAEPYIKEALANKVKIMGFGHRVYKNGDPRAKHLKEMSRQMTEITGESKWYDMSVKVDEIVTGEKGLLPNVDFYSASVYHSLGIDHDLFTPIFAVSRVSGWIAHILEQYSNNRLIRPRAEYVGPDKQSWIPIEKR from the coding sequence ATGAGTACAACTAAGGGATTAGAAGGTGTTGTCGCGACAACATCCAGTGTCAGCTCGATTATCGATGATGTCCTGACGTATCGCGGATACAACATCGACGATTTGGCAGACCACGCAAGTTTTGAAGAGGTTGTCTATCTGCTGTGGAATGAAAAGCTGCCGACAAAGCAGGAACTGGATACCTTCAAAAAAGAGCTGGCCGAGGTTTCTGCTGTTCCTGATGAAGTCATCAATCAAATGCGAACATATCCGATTGATCAGGTTCATCCTATGGCAGCGCTTCGTACAGCAGTCTCTAACCTGGCGTTATTCGACGAGGAAGCAGACTCGCATGATGAGGATGCCAACCGTCGCAAAGCGCTGAAACTCCAGGCTCAGTTACCAACCATCGTAGCTGCATTCGCAAGGGTGCGGCAGGGGAAGGATCCGGTAGCACCAAAGCAGGAGCTTAGTTATGCGGCAAATTTTCTGTATATGCTTAACGGGGAAGAGCCTGACGAAACGTCTGTTAAGGCGATTGACAAAGCGCTTGTGCTTCATGCAGACCATGAATTAAATGCATCGACGTTCACCTCACGTGTCTGCGTGGCGACGCTCTCTGATATGTATTCCGGGATCACCGCAGCCATAGGCGCATTGAAAGGTCCGCTTCACGGCGGGGCGAATGAACGCGTGATGGCGATGCTGAGTGAGATTGAAACCGTTGAGAACGCAGAGCCTTATATTAAGGAGGCTCTTGCAAACAAAGTGAAGATCATGGGCTTTGGTCACCGTGTATACAAAAACGGCGATCCGCGTGCCAAGCACCTGAAAGAAATGTCGAGACAGATGACGGAGATTACAGGTGAGAGCAAATGGTATGACATGAGTGTGAAAGTTGACGAGATTGTCACCGGCGAAAAGGGACTTCTGCCAAACGTGGACTTCTATTCAGCGAGTGTATACCACAGTCTTGGTATTGATCATGATCTGTTCACACCGATTTTTGCCGTCAGCCGTGTTTCCGGCTGGATTGCGCATATTCTCGAGCAGTATTCAAACAACCGGCTGATCCGTCCGCGTGCAGAATACGTGGGTCCTGATAAACAGAGCTGGATACCAATCGAGAAGCGTTGA
- the icd gene encoding NADP-dependent isocitrate dehydrogenase produces MAGEKITVNNGELNVPDEPIIPYIEGDGIGPDIWKAASRVIEAAVEKAYDGKKKIHWTEVLAGEKAHTQTGEWLPEETLDKIREYYIGIKGPLTTPIGGGFRSLNVALRQELDLYACVRPVRWFEGVPSPVKKPEDTDMVIFRENSEDIYAGIEYQEGTPEAKKLIDFLQNEMGATKIRFPETSGIGVKPISREGTERLVRAAILFAIEDNRKSVTIVHKGNIMKFTEGAFKNWGYELAEREFGDKVFTWAEYDRIVEEKGKEAANEAQSKAEAEGKIIVKDAIADIFLQQILTRPKEFDVVATMNLNGDYVSDALAAQVGGIGIAPGANINYDTGHAIFEATHGTAPKYAGMDKVNPSSVLLSGVLMLRHLGWVEAADMIEASMDKTIGSKTVTYDFARLMDGATEVKCSEFGDALINNL; encoded by the coding sequence ATGGCAGGAGAAAAGATTACAGTAAACAATGGAGAGTTGAACGTACCTGATGAGCCGATTATTCCTTATATTGAAGGTGACGGCATTGGTCCCGACATTTGGAAGGCTGCATCCCGCGTGATTGAAGCAGCCGTTGAAAAAGCATATGACGGCAAGAAAAAAATCCACTGGACGGAGGTGCTCGCCGGCGAGAAGGCGCACACACAGACCGGTGAATGGCTTCCGGAAGAGACGCTCGATAAGATCCGTGAGTATTATATCGGCATCAAAGGGCCATTGACGACACCAATCGGAGGCGGTTTTCGCTCTTTGAACGTAGCACTCCGTCAGGAACTCGATCTGTACGCGTGTGTCCGTCCTGTGCGCTGGTTTGAAGGGGTTCCTTCACCGGTAAAGAAGCCGGAAGACACGGATATGGTTATTTTCCGTGAGAACTCTGAAGACATCTATGCAGGTATTGAGTATCAGGAAGGCACACCTGAAGCGAAGAAGCTGATCGATTTCCTTCAAAACGAAATGGGTGCAACGAAGATCCGTTTTCCTGAAACATCAGGTATCGGTGTGAAGCCGATTTCGAGAGAAGGTACAGAGCGTCTTGTACGCGCTGCTATTCTGTTTGCCATCGAGGATAATCGTAAGAGTGTCACGATTGTGCATAAAGGAAATATCATGAAATTCACAGAAGGAGCGTTCAAGAACTGGGGTTATGAACTGGCTGAACGTGAATTCGGAGATAAGGTCTTTACATGGGCTGAATACGACCGCATCGTAGAAGAAAAAGGTAAGGAAGCGGCAAACGAAGCGCAGTCCAAAGCGGAAGCTGAAGGCAAAATCATTGTCAAAGATGCGATTGCGGATATCTTCTTGCAACAGATTTTGACCCGTCCAAAAGAATTTGATGTCGTGGCGACGATGAATCTGAACGGTGACTATGTTTCCGATGCCCTCGCGGCACAGGTTGGCGGAATCGGGATCGCACCTGGTGCGAATATCAACTATGACACCGGTCATGCGATCTTTGAAGCAACACACGGTACGGCACCAAAGTATGCAGGAATGGATAAGGTAAATCCTTCTTCTGTACTGCTGAGTGGTGTGCTGATGCTCCGTCACCTCGGCTGGGTTGAAGCCGCGGATATGATTGAAGCATCCATGGACAAAACGATCGGCAGTAAGACTGTCACGTATGACTTCGCCCGTCTGATGGATGGTGCGACAGAAGTGAAATGTTCAGAGTTTGGGGATGCTCTGATCAATAATCTCTGA
- the mdh gene encoding malate dehydrogenase → MAIKRRKITVVGGGFTGTTTALMTAQKELGDVVLIDIPKMEDPTKGKALDMMEASPVQGFDSKITGTSDYKDTAGSDIVVITAGIPRKPGMSRDDLVSTNAGIMKSVTQEIVKYSPDCYIIVLTNPVDAMTYTVFKESGFPKNRVIGQSGVLDTARFNTFVAEELNVSVEDVTGFVLGGHGDDMVPMLRYSFAGGIPLEKLIDKERLEAIVERTRKGGGEIVNLLGNGSAYYAPAASIVQMVEAILKDKKRILPTIAYLEGEYGYSDLYLGVPTVIGGDGIEQVFELDLNDDEKAALDKSVASVKKVMEIL, encoded by the coding sequence ATGGCAATTAAACGACGCAAAATTACTGTAGTCGGCGGGGGATTTACAGGTACAACCACAGCACTCATGACTGCACAGAAAGAACTCGGGGATGTTGTACTGATTGATATTCCGAAGATGGAGGATCCGACAAAAGGGAAAGCCCTGGATATGATGGAAGCGAGTCCTGTCCAGGGGTTTGACAGCAAAATCACCGGTACAAGCGATTACAAGGATACAGCCGGGTCGGACATCGTCGTGATTACAGCGGGGATCCCGAGAAAACCGGGAATGAGCCGCGATGATCTTGTCAGCACGAACGCAGGCATCATGAAGAGCGTGACGCAGGAAATCGTCAAATATTCACCGGACTGCTATATTATTGTCCTGACAAATCCGGTTGATGCCATGACGTATACCGTTTTTAAAGAGTCCGGCTTCCCGAAAAACCGCGTAATCGGCCAGTCCGGTGTTCTTGACACGGCCCGTTTTAATACATTCGTTGCCGAAGAGTTGAATGTCTCGGTTGAAGACGTTACAGGCTTTGTTCTTGGCGGACATGGGGACGATATGGTACCGATGCTCCGATACAGCTTTGCAGGCGGGATTCCCCTTGAGAAGCTGATCGATAAAGAGCGCCTTGAGGCCATCGTTGAAAGAACGCGGAAAGGCGGCGGAGAAATCGTCAACCTGCTCGGCAACGGCAGCGCCTATTATGCGCCGGCTGCTTCGATCGTGCAGATGGTGGAAGCCATCCTGAAAGACAAGAAACGGATACTGCCTACGATCGCCTACCTTGAAGGAGAATACGGCTACAGTGACCTGTATCTTGGTGTGCCGACCGTTATTGGTGGAGACGGCATTGAGCAGGTGTTCGAACTCGATCTCAATGACGATGAAAAAGCGGCACTCGACAAGTCTGTGGCATCGGTCAAAAAGGTGATGGAAATTCTCTGA
- a CDS encoding MaoC/PaaZ C-terminal domain-containing protein: MFQKRKIGKTIDQLEKGDTYETEVELTDKDILLYLGLSDDANPIYIQHDYASRTPYGKPVVPHIMLTGIISSAISMELPGPGSYIQDQQLTYPKPLYHYGLLKVHLEVMDVDTDNHLVIIGVNGYDRDDEEVVRGSFKVNPAYPWKPVTQDKDNFENF, encoded by the coding sequence ATGTTCCAAAAACGTAAAATAGGCAAAACCATTGATCAGCTTGAAAAGGGAGATACCTATGAAACGGAAGTGGAGCTGACAGACAAAGATATCCTGCTTTATCTTGGTCTCTCGGATGATGCGAACCCGATTTACATTCAGCACGATTATGCGTCAAGAACCCCTTACGGGAAACCGGTTGTGCCGCATATCATGCTGACAGGCATCATTTCCTCTGCGATATCGATGGAACTTCCCGGACCAGGGAGCTATATTCAGGATCAGCAGCTTACCTATCCGAAGCCACTGTATCATTATGGTCTTTTGAAGGTGCATCTCGAAGTCATGGATGTGGACACGGATAATCACCTCGTTATCATTGGGGTGAACGGCTATGACCGTGATGACGAGGAAGTGGTCCGCGGATCTTTCAAAGTGAATCCGGCTTACCCATGGAAACCGGTGACGCAGGATAAGGACAACTTTGAGAATTTCTGA
- a CDS encoding response regulator transcription factor — protein MTQRILIVDDEESILTLLQYNLDQAGFETVTAEDGKTAYDLAADDSFDLIVLDLMLPEMDGLEVCKSLRQLKVSTPILMLTAKDDEFDKVLGLELGADDYLTKPFSPREVVARVRAILRRSAVPKQDKKEEPETSKVILGDVHIYPENYEIFLHDEPLELTPKEFELLLYLTNHPGRVLTRDQLLNAVWNYEFVGDTRIVDVHISHLREKIEPNTKKPVYIKTVRGLGYKLEMPLRHE, from the coding sequence ATGACACAACGAATATTAATCGTGGATGATGAAGAATCCATTTTAACACTGCTGCAGTATAATCTCGATCAGGCAGGGTTTGAAACCGTCACCGCAGAGGATGGCAAGACGGCGTATGATCTCGCGGCGGATGACAGTTTTGATCTTATTGTTCTTGATCTGATGCTCCCTGAAATGGACGGGCTTGAAGTATGTAAATCCCTTCGCCAGCTGAAGGTGTCGACACCGATTCTCATGCTGACGGCGAAGGATGATGAATTTGATAAGGTCCTCGGACTCGAGCTCGGTGCTGACGATTATTTGACGAAGCCCTTCAGTCCGAGAGAAGTCGTTGCCCGGGTGAGAGCGATCCTCAGGAGGTCGGCTGTCCCGAAACAGGATAAAAAAGAGGAACCGGAAACCTCAAAAGTCATTCTCGGTGATGTGCATATTTATCCGGAGAACTATGAGATCTTTTTGCATGATGAACCATTGGAACTGACACCAAAAGAATTCGAACTGCTTTTGTATTTGACGAATCATCCAGGCAGGGTTCTGACGAGGGATCAGCTGTTGAATGCCGTGTGGAATTACGAGTTTGTGGGTGACACCCGCATCGTCGATGTTCACATCAGTCACCTGAGGGAGAAAATCGAACCGAATACGAAGAAGCCGGTCTACATCAAAACCGTCCGTGGACTCGGTTATAAACTGGAGATGCCGTTACGCCATGAATAG
- the pnpS gene encoding two-component system histidine kinase PnpS — protein sequence MNSYRVRLLVPLSVIIIAVLVGLGAILGPFFKDFYVERMQDRIAKETEVVVYHLARVDFDDGDLLQTESEALADRLDVRVTVMDSEGTVLSDTSADPNQMDNHLNRPEIQAVINEISGREIRFSDTVNSELLYFAMSAENGDGFVRLGVPMDELDDVYRNIWALLFVSFLVAFVVILILTSRLTNQMIKPIEDARRVANELAKGNFSARTYEGTNFETGELNRSINVLAKNLMQITRTYESQQERLETLIENMGSGLILINDTGDILLVNHSCDAIFQEDTAKWPGSLYYQVIKNKKINTFIQKVFLTEERKRRQISLASGIYMHHYDVHGAPIIASDGDLKGIVLVFHDITELKKLEKARKDFVANVSHELKTPVTSLKGFTETLLEGAVNDDELRMKFLRIIANESDRLETLIFELLELSRIEGEAFSLNWQTVDIEPLIDEVFDMLGEKASAKQMTIEKKISGSPILAGEGARIKQILINLINNAIVYTHEGGTITVRVKEQAEQVVLEVEDTGIGLSKKEIPRIFERFYRVDRARSRNSGGTGLGLAIVKHLAEAHRAKLSVDSEPGKGTTFRIAFLKHTPDGLDQGDEFTKD from the coding sequence ATGAATAGTTATCGCGTGCGGCTTCTCGTGCCGCTTTCAGTTATTATTATCGCTGTACTTGTTGGTCTCGGGGCAATCCTGGGCCCTTTTTTCAAGGATTTTTATGTGGAAAGAATGCAAGACCGGATCGCAAAAGAGACCGAGGTTGTTGTCTACCACTTGGCCCGGGTGGATTTTGACGATGGTGATTTGTTACAAACGGAATCCGAGGCACTTGCAGACCGTTTGGATGTCCGTGTCACCGTGATGGATTCGGAGGGTACGGTCCTTTCTGATACATCGGCAGACCCGAATCAGATGGATAATCACCTGAATCGTCCGGAAATCCAGGCTGTGATCAACGAGATATCCGGAAGAGAAATCCGTTTCAGTGATACGGTTAATAGCGAGCTGCTCTATTTTGCCATGAGTGCGGAGAACGGAGACGGATTTGTCCGTCTTGGGGTGCCGATGGATGAGTTGGATGACGTGTACCGCAATATCTGGGCACTATTATTTGTCTCGTTTCTCGTTGCGTTTGTGGTGATTTTGATCCTGACGTCCCGACTGACCAATCAGATGATCAAACCAATCGAAGACGCAAGGCGTGTCGCCAATGAGCTTGCCAAAGGAAACTTTTCGGCCAGGACGTACGAAGGGACAAATTTTGAAACGGGGGAACTGAACCGCTCCATCAATGTCCTTGCGAAGAATCTGATGCAGATTACGCGGACGTATGAGAGCCAGCAGGAGCGCCTCGAGACCTTGATTGAGAACATGGGGAGCGGGCTGATTCTCATCAATGATACAGGCGATATTTTGCTTGTGAATCATTCCTGCGATGCAATTTTCCAGGAGGATACAGCGAAATGGCCAGGTTCTCTCTATTATCAGGTGATCAAGAATAAAAAAATCAACACGTTCATCCAAAAGGTTTTTTTAACTGAGGAACGTAAGCGCAGGCAGATCAGTCTCGCATCAGGGATTTACATGCACCACTACGATGTGCACGGTGCACCGATTATTGCATCCGACGGGGATCTGAAGGGCATTGTCCTCGTCTTTCATGACATCACTGAACTGAAGAAGCTCGAGAAAGCGAGAAAGGATTTCGTTGCGAATGTGTCGCACGAGTTAAAGACCCCGGTCACGTCACTGAAAGGGTTCACGGAGACCCTCCTTGAAGGAGCGGTGAACGATGACGAACTGCGTATGAAGTTTTTGCGGATTATTGCAAATGAATCAGACCGGCTTGAGACGCTGATTTTTGAACTTCTGGAGTTGTCGAGAATAGAGGGGGAAGCCTTCTCACTGAACTGGCAGACGGTCGACATCGAACCGCTTATTGACGAAGTTTTCGATATGCTTGGTGAGAAAGCCTCGGCCAAGCAGATGACGATTGAAAAGAAGATCTCGGGCAGTCCGATTCTTGCCGGTGAAGGGGCAAGAATCAAGCAAATCCTGATCAACCTCATCAACAATGCCATCGTCTATACGCACGAGGGAGGTACAATTACGGTGAGGGTGAAAGAACAGGCTGAGCAGGTCGTCCTCGAGGTGGAAGACACGGGAATCGGCTTGAGTAAAAAAGAGATCCCCCGCATATTTGAACGGTTTTACCGGGTCGACAGGGCAAGAAGCCGAAATTCAGGAGGAACCGGTCTCGGACTCGCCATTGTCAAACACCTGGCTGAAGCCCACCGCGCAAAGCTGTCCGTGGACAGTGAACCCGGCAAAGGAACAACGTTCCGCATTGCATTTTTAAAACACACGCCGGACGGACTGGATCAGGGAGACGAATTTACAAAAGATTAA